TAGGATATCAAAAGTGTCGATGTGTCATAAAACTCTTGTGAACTGTTATCTTATCTCATGCCTGTTTGTTTCTGGCACTTGTCTCATTTATATGATGTATAACTTTCATCACGAGCCAGGGTTGTTTAAATATTATAGTTGAAGTAGCAGAAAAAATGTTGATAACTTAAAATAACTGGTAATGACACAGGACAACTGGTATATATGAGGCTTGAGTCCTTCCTTAAAGTATATTTCTTCTATGCAATATAACACAAAACTGTTTGTGAGTTTGCACATAAATACAACTCAGATCAGTAAATCGTTTTCCTAACATTTTAGGAATTCTAATTTGCAGGTTGATTGAAGATGCAGAGGAGAAAAGCCTGATCTCACCCGGAATAACAACACTAGTGGCGGTCACGAGTGGTAATCTTGGTATTGGTGTGGCATTTGTTGCTGTTCAGAAAGGCTATAAGTTCATTGCTGTCATGCCAGCAAAAATCGCAATAGATAAGCAGATACTGTTGAGATACTTGGGCGTTGAAGTGATATTAGTTGGTAAGAAGCTACACACCATGTCTGTCATACCAGTTGAGTAACTCTCGCTGATGGGAACATACTTGTCTCCTGCAGATCCTGCAATTAATGGATTCAAGGGGTTACTTGATAGAGTAGAACAGCTGAAGAATGAGATTGAAAATGTTTATGTTATAGACCAGTTCACTAATCCTGCGAATCCTGATGCACATTTCAGATGGACTGGTAACATGATCTGTTCAAAGTAAATTGGATGTTATAGTAGTATTGTTGAAATAATGTTAGATGTTTGATTCTTCCTGGAACCCTGCTATTTCAGTATTTTGCGCTGTAATCAACTGCATCCTAAGAGTTGTCATGAAAACATGAACTTCTGAAATAAGTGTTCTCTGAAAAAAGAATTTCTGAAATTAAAGCATGGTGTAATACCAACTCTTTCATAGAGTCAAGGTCGTGCTGACTTTTACATGAATACACGTTTCCATGAAAGTGGCTACGAAGTAGCAACTCTAGATTAGAAAATGGATGTCAGTAAATTGTTACTCTATTCCTGAAACTCCTTTTCTGAACGAAAATTTATCAATAGGACCTGAGATTTGGAAAGATACAGAAGGCAAAGTGGACATATTTGTTGCTGCGTCTGGTTCAGGAGGCACCTTAACAGGAACAGGGAGGTATCTGAAGATGAAGAATCCATCTGTAAAGCTAATCTGTGTTGAACCAGCCGAAAGTGCAGTAATTTCAGGTGAGACATGTTATGACCCCTATCTGTGTCGACATTCCATGTTCTGACATTTCCTTTGTTTTTTTGTCCTGCTTAGTGAGCAAAATCCTTATCTTCGTGTATCATTATCTTGCAGGTGGTGAACCAGCATATCATAAAATTCAAGGGATAGGGCCTGGTTTTGTCCCAGAAATACTAGACAAATCACAAATAGATGAAATCGTAACAGTAACTGACCAAGAAGCCATGGACATGGCAAGAAGGTTGGCAAGGGAAGAAGGATTGCTCGTTGGCATATCTTCAGGGGCAAATGCAGCCGCCTGCTTGAAGGCATGCTCTATAATCATCTTTTTCGTGCAAGTTCTGTAGTCATGTACTCATGTATACCTACTTGTTGCATGGTCATCTGATCTATGTACTACTTTGCAGGTTGCGGCAAGAGAGGAGAACAAAGGCAAGATGATTGTGACGATGTTTTCCAGTGGCGGGGAGAGGTATCTGAACTCGGAACTCTTTGCTCAGGTGAAAGAAGAATGTGTGAACATGAACATGGCCTTCTGAGTGTCCAGCTTTAGGCAATGGTAGCATACGTCTGACCCCGAAGTGCAATGCTGTCCTACAGTCTACCTTGCAAGATTTAATGTTAATCGTAGCCTGACTCAGTGGCTTAGAAGTTGTAGGAGAACCTTTGTAAGTTACATAAAACCAGACAATGTATCTTTACCCTTTTATCAGGAAAGGAAATGCAATTAACTGCTGTGATTAGTTCTGTTGCTAAAGTTCATGAAGGGGCCTTAAGCTAGTTTGAGTAGGTAGGAGAAGTGAGAGAAGTACAGTGAGAGAACAAGTATACAAACACACAGTCTGTTCATGATGGACAGAtggatattttattttttgccACTATTTGAGGGGGTGCAGTTAACCTCTCTCACATTCATCCCTCTCACGTAGTGGCAAATTTCATGCCATTCACCCAGTCACCCGTAAGGATGGCACTACCTCCATGCAAAAAATGGAATATGAGCTAGATGTGAAAGTACCATGATATATGCATTAATGTGAGGAAAATGTATGATCTGCTTAGCTACTCTGCTATATATAATGTGGTATTCCAATGCAACTACTCTCTATATAAATTCTTTTGAAGAATTCTCTCAATGCATATGTTGATTTAGTGAAGCCACAACCATGTATTGTTCAAACTATTTCATTTCTTGATTGGTCTAATGGGTTCCAACAGGTCTCACCACTACTATAGTGGTTGTCGTGAGACATTGGTGTAAAACAATATAGTGACAAGTAAAGCGTGCAGTGAACCCGTGCAGTGTACTCGCTGGTGATGCCAGGGCTCATATTCAAAGGAGGAATACAAGGCGAGTAGTCAACGAAGTTTGCATCAAGATAGCTTCTTTGTAAGCTTGATCCCTTCCGGTTGTCAGTCTAAACTCTCAAGGCAGAGTGTCTTTGATTGTGTTAATTGGTTGTCTGATCTATTGGATGCACTTTTTTGAAGGTACGTTGGATTCACCATCCACCCATTAtagatatttatttttgttgtatttcatttttttgtGCTCTCTTAGTACAAACTACAAACGGTTGCTTTCTGCATGTTCTGCTTGTGGCAATGGCGGTGCAAGGGTGATCCTGAAGCACCATTGCCTTTGGGAAGGATCCTGTACTCTGTTTTCAATGTTTTGATATATTTGAGTCCTTATTGCGTGACGGGTGGCTGCCACGAAACAATTTCGTGGCGGGATTTATAGTTTTCGTGATGATTTTTCACTCTCACGAAAATTCATTTTCTGGTAGTGCATCACTGGATTACTAGGCAATTAACTTTTGAACTCTGAATCATCGATCACTTATGATAATAAAGTTGAATACAGGTACCACACACTACCGTCCTAACTTCAAAGTTTACTAAAAAAGCTGCACATAAATAGATGATCCTTAAAATGCACATTGTTCAGCAAAATCATGGTGTAGTAGGTACCTCAACAGGTACAGAGCGGGAATGTCGATGGCGGTTTTGAACACCCCGGGAAGGGAGAAGAGAAGAATAGAGAGGGTAAACCCAAATTTTATACGTGAGCAAATATCTGAGAAGGAAGAAATCACGATGAGATATGGGCCCACTTGTTAGGCGAGTCCTCTCCTTGTCACGCCCCCAAATATTTAATTTTAGGATGTGAATATCTTTTAAAAAGTGTCTATCCGTCGTTAGTGTTTTTCAAGAATTTTCTAGATATTTTAGCAATTATTCTCATTTTCTCTAGAGATAAATCCATTTATTGGAAGATTCTATATTGTTTTTCATGAATCCAAGTATTTTATTTGGACTCCTCGTGTCTCAAGTATTTATTATGGACATTTTAGTATTGCAATAAGAGAAATGGCCAAGCAGGCGTTTCACCAATTTGTCATTGATCATCTTGACGTGCTAACCACTGTCAATTACTCCACAAAATGCGGGATTGATACAATTTCTTGCTGCGTGGCCTTTATGCACGGACTACTATCAACTATGCTGACAGTGGCTACCTAAGGATTCAAGGTCATCCGAAATGCAAGAATACATCAAATTGCTATAAGAGTCATCATGCTGTTTTTGCAGCCTATTGACCCTCCCTTGCTTAATAACTTGCCACGATCCGAACAAACGATGATGGTTGATGGTACTGTGTACGGACGCTCGTCTCGTATGTGATTGGCACACGGACACGGCCAAACCAGCATTGCTACCTAGCTAAACTAACCCAGCAAGGCGGCCTGGAGACTTGTGCCCTACAATACAATAGTATAGACGCACGTGCGATGATTCTAAAAATCTAATTAGACTTTAAttcaattaaatattaattaaattaatatttaaaataaatCTAAAATATGTATCATGATGACATCATTGCTATCTCGTAGCACTTAGTAGGAATCTAATACAAGCTCGCACATATTGTCGGCCTCGGTACCCCAACCGTCTAGTGTGATCGGCGGCGGATCTACAGGGGGCGGGGCTCCCTACAGCTATGAACTCCATTGGGGAAAGGAGAAGAAGAGAtggaaaagaggaagaagaagagggaggaagagaaagGAAGAGAAGCCAGCCACCCTACAGCCATGAACTTTAGGgaaaagagaagaagagaggggaaaggaggaggaataagagagaggaagagcaaggaagaaggaagaggagccaGCACTGAGAGGAGCCAGCATTGATCAGCGCGTTGTCGCCGCGGTGGCCTGGCGCAGCGCTCCCTTGACCGGCGCACACCAATAACAAGTCGTCGCCGACCGCTCTTGCCCGATTCCTCGTCGACGCAACGGCAACGTCCGCCCCCTCCGCCTCCTCATCGGCCCTCGTGCGCACAGCACCAGCGCGTCCGCGCCCGCCCATCGTGCCACTGCCTGCCG
This window of the Panicum virgatum strain AP13 chromosome 1K, P.virgatum_v5, whole genome shotgun sequence genome carries:
- the LOC120651289 gene encoding cysteine synthase-like; this translates as MMEMQEGRKGIPSLLSSQGECIASNITQLIGWTPLIEMKNIAKKDGINARLIGKIEPYQPLSSVKDRSALRLIEDAEEKSLISPGITTLVAVTSGNLGIGVAFVAVQKGYKFIAVMPAKIAIDKQILLRYLGVEVILVDPAINGFKGLLDRVEQLKNEIENVYVIDQFTNPANPDAHFRWTGPEIWKDTEGKVDIFVAASGSGGTLTGTGRYLKMKNPSVKLICVEPAESAVISGGEPAYHKIQGIGPGFVPEILDKSQIDEIVTVTDQEAMDMARRLAREEGLLVGISSGANAAACLKACSIIIFFVQVL